A stretch of Dehalococcoidia bacterium DNA encodes these proteins:
- a CDS encoding MBL fold metallo-hydrolase, with protein sequence MNQADFEKLETLNAQIDVWIDEEEYRVIQDCLPLSKKAEQQIESCFGPTRCTKWKERRWSDALNWEEYAFPIETVIWPEKSQKNLNLKPIESYWSHLFYAKRIRAMIQERGTDCYFRRLDDVVAYLEKHLPPPPLANAKKAQRIQTNKLAVIYLLELSAAAEELEQLGFAQRAHRLIKNKRIEFGREFSHFYDLLARYNIGISYFHNSRYRNAVLEFNKIIYDLDMLHSLYKNEIEFFSNRCYTKLLYLPAVLYRADIQLKIQLAYHSLDTLHIYRKKFDDADKEYKKMKRDLIKAEAYQQMARLDKSSQCLSETCKKLFSIRFCRDNCFPYELEARKTDVCVPKVENGEYRQNIKGRFLSILMQHHLVYLSEIIGPLVEQTEKAPDWISRNLPYLRRLGTAFRRQYFRSVEYQSPNRIGYYEQLAEYLAWITKISETKSVKGDSHTTHELQKINSKLYQQRKLGILENEEKRNEVIEAGSCPQCKLKGIDLMRINPDHFNQFSDRMLVFYEKQFKGDRDIFTKRLIKLENNRDNLRINDLELRYQTEQVVNSLNSNYSNQYICWDGILDRSAFIGLLKCARVNSDGDKHVYLLEDHYEKVIKQWNRLFLRHLDRRSIHQAGGNGLYFAGLRRWNSSSPAKGRSVGGGYLIYHANKTGQVDLGIAIDPGFDFVRNLFHMGFSLRDIDIVLISHADLDHIRDFESIINLLFELSKRGKYTRRIHVILTLGVYKRLEHIIENPTYRHFLEPYIIDINKEISPDYFENLHKGPKFCFEHVPPEKKEGKDKKTSTEVLDADPQLMDYRAILPSEPGKRPNKDEYPRVEIIPTRAYHNDHSGYSDSFGFLVKIKLPTEDETIVTFGYTGDTKWIYGEIDDPISEERIKQGDQERVISDIATQYVSVDNANSRCNVILMHLGSLIDEGMSFAKYDQCDEDPEKEEACENLVRKNRHPYLIGVLRLLSTLLRLYDKAPQPKVDEPLILIGEFGEELRGGLRRDLIKRLRELYEGKFSLLPIDVGITIRLWSPSKEKGEVEEAESESHSYRVWCVQCDEFVPINESEFDRYGEDEALFCICKTCKEATSHDVIQERLRHLYEVGCELKTA encoded by the coding sequence ATGAATCAAGCCGATTTCGAGAAGCTAGAAACACTCAACGCGCAGATCGACGTATGGATCGACGAAGAAGAGTATAGAGTGATCCAAGACTGTCTGCCTCTCTCAAAAAAAGCGGAACAGCAGATTGAATCATGCTTTGGGCCTACTCGCTGTACTAAGTGGAAAGAACGACGTTGGTCAGATGCTCTTAATTGGGAGGAATATGCCTTTCCTATCGAAACAGTCATATGGCCAGAGAAATCGCAAAAGAATCTCAACTTGAAACCTATTGAGAGTTACTGGTCTCACTTATTCTATGCCAAGCGAATTCGCGCTATGATCCAAGAGAGAGGTACTGATTGCTACTTTCGCCGTCTGGATGATGTAGTGGCATATCTTGAGAAACACCTTCCGCCTCCACCCCTGGCTAATGCAAAGAAGGCGCAAAGAATCCAAACAAACAAGTTAGCAGTAATCTATCTCCTTGAGCTTTCCGCTGCAGCAGAAGAACTAGAACAACTAGGTTTTGCCCAACGCGCACACCGATTAATTAAAAACAAACGCATTGAGTTTGGACGCGAATTCAGTCATTTCTACGATCTATTAGCAAGGTACAATATTGGGATTTCCTATTTTCACAACTCTCGTTATCGCAATGCTGTTCTGGAGTTTAATAAAATCATCTATGATTTGGATATGCTCCATAGTCTCTATAAAAACGAAATCGAGTTCTTTAGTAATCGTTGCTATACTAAACTATTATATTTACCTGCTGTCCTCTATCGGGCTGATATTCAGCTGAAAATACAGCTAGCATATCATTCGCTTGATACCTTGCATATCTACCGTAAAAAGTTTGACGATGCCGATAAAGAATATAAGAAGATGAAGCGTGATCTTATTAAAGCTGAGGCCTATCAGCAGATGGCACGGTTAGATAAGAGTTCGCAATGCCTTAGTGAGACGTGTAAAAAGCTTTTCTCCATAAGATTTTGCCGTGACAATTGTTTCCCCTATGAGCTTGAGGCAAGGAAAACAGACGTCTGTGTACCCAAAGTTGAAAATGGTGAATATCGTCAGAATATTAAAGGGCGCTTTTTGAGTATACTCATGCAACATCATCTTGTCTACTTAAGTGAGATCATCGGTCCTCTGGTTGAGCAGACCGAAAAGGCCCCAGATTGGATTAGCAGAAATTTGCCTTATTTAAGGAGGTTAGGTACAGCCTTTAGACGACAATATTTCAGGTCTGTTGAATACCAAAGTCCTAATCGTATAGGCTATTACGAACAGTTAGCTGAGTACCTAGCGTGGATAACCAAGATAAGTGAGACCAAGTCTGTTAAGGGAGATAGTCACACGACACATGAACTGCAGAAAATAAACTCGAAGTTATACCAACAGAGGAAGTTAGGCATATTAGAGAACGAAGAAAAACGTAATGAAGTGATTGAAGCGGGTAGCTGTCCTCAATGCAAACTCAAAGGAATTGACCTCATGCGGATAAATCCTGATCACTTTAATCAGTTCAGCGATCGAATGCTAGTTTTTTACGAAAAACAGTTTAAAGGTGATAGAGATATATTTACTAAGCGTTTAATCAAGTTGGAGAATAACCGCGATAATCTGAGAATAAATGACCTTGAGCTACGCTATCAAACCGAGCAGGTAGTCAATTCACTAAATTCAAATTATTCAAACCAATATATATGTTGGGATGGAATATTAGATAGAAGTGCTTTCATTGGACTCCTGAAATGCGCAAGGGTGAATAGTGATGGTGACAAACATGTTTATCTCTTAGAGGATCATTACGAGAAAGTTATTAAACAATGGAATAGGTTATTCCTCCGCCACCTCGATAGACGAAGTATCCACCAAGCTGGTGGCAATGGGCTTTATTTCGCTGGCCTTCGTAGATGGAACTCTTCATCGCCAGCCAAAGGACGTTCCGTAGGAGGAGGCTATCTGATATATCATGCTAATAAAACTGGTCAAGTGGACCTTGGAATAGCAATTGATCCTGGCTTCGACTTCGTGAGAAATTTATTCCATATGGGCTTTAGCTTAAGAGATATTGACATAGTCCTTATAAGCCATGCCGATCTTGATCATATTCGGGATTTTGAGTCTATAATCAATCTCCTCTTCGAACTCTCAAAGCGGGGTAAATATACAAGGCGCATTCATGTTATCCTCACACTAGGAGTATATAAGAGACTAGAACATATAATAGAGAACCCGACCTACCGTCACTTTCTTGAGCCTTACATCATTGATATTAATAAAGAGATCTCCCCTGATTATTTTGAAAATCTTCATAAAGGACCAAAATTTTGTTTTGAGCATGTCCCTCCTGAAAAAAAAGAAGGCAAGGATAAGAAGACTTCTACAGAGGTGTTGGATGCTGATCCTCAGCTTATGGATTATCGAGCTATATTGCCGTCAGAACCGGGGAAGAGGCCAAATAAAGATGAATATCCCAGAGTCGAGATAATACCTACAAGGGCCTATCACAATGATCACAGTGGTTATTCCGATAGCTTTGGGTTTTTAGTTAAAATAAAGCTTCCTACAGAAGATGAAACGATAGTTACATTTGGTTATACAGGGGATACTAAATGGATTTATGGCGAAATTGATGATCCTATCTCAGAAGAACGTATAAAGCAGGGCGATCAAGAGCGAGTGATCAGCGATATCGCTACTCAATATGTCTCAGTCGATAACGCGAATTCTAGGTGCAATGTCATTTTGATGCACCTCGGTTCGCTTATTGATGAAGGAATGTCTTTCGCTAAGTATGATCAATGTGATGAAGATCCTGAGAAGGAAGAAGCATGTGAAAATCTAGTTCGTAAAAACCGGCATCCTTATTTAATTGGCGTATTAAGGCTTCTGTCCACGCTTCTTCGATTATATGACAAGGCTCCCCAGCCGAAAGTTGATGAGCCTCTGATACTTATCGGCGAGTTTGGGGAAGAGCTACGGGGAGGTCTTCGGAGGGACCTTATCAAACGGCTAAGAGAATTGTACGAGGGTAAGTTTTCACTCTTACCTATAGATGTCGGAATAACTATCCGTCTCTGGAGTCCGTCAAAGGAAAAAGGTGAAGTTGAAGAAGCTGAGAGTGAAAGTCATTCTTATAGGGTATGGTGTGTTCAGTGCGATGAATTTGTACCTATAAATGAATCTGAATTCGATCGTTATGGAGAAGATGAAGCCCTTTTCTGTATATGTAAAACGTGCAAAGAAGCTACATCACACGATGTCATTCAAGAGCGACTTCGCCATCTCTATGAGGTTGGCTGTGAACTAAAGACTGCTTAG
- a CDS encoding prenyltransferase/squalene oxidase repeat-containing protein encodes MNQAVSIHEMTNLTIIRLACFIHEALDSRLEAIRLARAGWALLASGCSASSTFPGHTLASYLIDAQREDGGWADVEETLWCLGFVSFYGGDYSTQLERGKQWLDSVQKPCGAWGKTERDQPRIPVTGLVIAVLPEVVELEALDWLADEWKHDLDSSVQLTYKGAFFLLAQMHPQAPTKNDLVERTIALLCSEQGDDGGFGPWKGHPVGSDPWSTGVALWGLSGFASRVPAQTFERGMSWLQSRQLDNGMWPYHYLDEGTAMALIGAASALRSMKE; translated from the coding sequence GTGAATCAAGCAGTATCTATACATGAGATGACTAACCTTACGATTATTAGATTGGCTTGTTTTATACATGAAGCACTAGATAGCCGGTTGGAGGCCATCCGCCTGGCGCGGGCTGGCTGGGCATTGTTGGCCAGCGGCTGCTCTGCCAGTTCTACTTTCCCTGGCCACACCCTGGCCTCATACTTGATAGATGCCCAGCGTGAAGATGGAGGATGGGCCGATGTTGAGGAAACATTGTGGTGCTTAGGATTTGTGTCTTTCTATGGTGGGGATTACTCTACACAACTAGAGCGTGGAAAGCAGTGGCTTGATTCTGTGCAGAAGCCCTGTGGGGCATGGGGAAAGACGGAGCGCGATCAGCCGCGAATCCCGGTCACCGGGTTGGTTATTGCTGTTTTGCCAGAGGTAGTAGAACTAGAGGCACTGGATTGGTTGGCTGACGAGTGGAAACACGACCTTGACTCTAGTGTGCAGCTCACGTACAAGGGAGCCTTCTTTTTGCTCGCCCAGATGCATCCCCAGGCCCCCACTAAGAATGACTTGGTGGAGCGCACCATCGCTTTACTGTGCAGTGAGCAAGGGGACGACGGTGGCTTTGGCCCCTGGAAGGGGCATCCGGTGGGGAGCGATCCCTGGAGTACGGGTGTGGCCCTCTGGGGGTTATCAGGATTCGCATCACGGGTTCCAGCTCAGACATTCGAACGAGGGATGTCTTGGCTTCAGTCACGACAACTCGACAATGGGATGTGGCCCTATCACTACCTGGACGAAGGTACGGCGATGGCCCTAATTGGGGCAGCTAGTGCCCTTCGCTCTA
- a CDS encoding PqqD family protein, translated as MLALKPGVVLVLEPNIVLRSIPDQDWFFAFNVVTGDEFRLNSTSFWILEALGNGAEWIELKGSFLEAFEVVPEQGERDLRELVNDLFEEKLIGRRSNGEEKNEI; from the coding sequence ATGCTGGCGTTAAAACCTGGAGTTGTATTAGTCTTGGAGCCCAATATAGTGCTGCGTTCAATACCAGATCAGGACTGGTTCTTTGCTTTCAACGTAGTTACAGGCGATGAGTTCCGCCTTAATAGTACATCCTTTTGGATCCTAGAAGCTTTAGGGAATGGTGCTGAGTGGATTGAGTTGAAAGGAAGTTTTTTAGAGGCCTTTGAAGTAGTTCCAGAGCAAGGAGAGAGGGATCTTCGAGAACTTGTTAATGACTTATTTGAAGAAAAACTTATCGGGAGGCGAAGCAATGGAGAAGAAAAAAATGAAATATGA